The following DNA comes from Geobacter sp..
GGCCTGCCTTGATCATCTCCTCCAGTTCGGCGCGTTCCGCACCGGTCGGCACCTCCTGAGTCGTCAGCATCATCCGGCTGTAGGGGATGCCGGCGCTATGGGCGCGGGCCGCTTCGTCGAGCGACGAGCAGTCCAGATCCAGCCCCTTGCTGGTGACGACCCGCAGGACGGTACGATCCGAATTGGCCTTCATGGCGTAGCGGACATGCAGACCGTAGGCATTCGGCATGTTCAGCAACTGTTCACAGCTTTTTTCTATGTATTCCTGATCATGCAGATAGACCGGCGTTCCCCACTGTTGGGCTATTTTCGGGACGAGCGTTGCGATCAGTCCGGTCGGACCAAAGTGTGTCATTGTCATTTTTTCAACCTCATTAAATGTGATATGACCCTGCATTCCCCAATCTCTTCAGGCATCGTGATGAGTTGGGCATATCTATGTAACATTTTCGAGTGGTGCGGCGCAACATCTCTCTGAAAGAATGGGGTCATGGGAGCAGTCTGAGGCAATTTCCGGGAGCAAACTTGATGCGAAAACGGCCGATAGTCCGCCTTTCTTGTTTTTCGCACGCCGAGGCAGTATACTCGGGGGCAAAACCCCTGGGAGTTGCCATGGCTGAGCATCGATTACCACTGCATGCTGAAGAGATGGGGGACCTGCCGCCGGTTCGCGGTCGCTGGCCCGGAAGCTGTTTTGTGTGTTCGGAAGGGCATCCCCATGGGCTGCAGATCCGCTTTCGTCACACCGAGGCCGGTGTCGTTTCCGTCTGCCGGGTTCCCGGTTCATACTGCGGCTTTGACGGAATGGTCCATGGCGGCATCATTTCGGCACTCATGGACGAGGCAGCCGCATATGCCCTCTTTGCACGCCACGGGAAACTCGGCGTCACCCGCGAGATGACGGTTCGATTTCTGAAGCCGGTCCGCACCGACACCGACATCCACCTGGAGGCGCGGATCGTCTCTTTTGCCCCTGCCGCTGCGGAAGTGACAATGTCCATCCATGCCCCGGACGGCACCTGTCTTGCCGAGGCAGCGAGCATGTGGGCCTTCCCGCGCCTCTCACGCATTGCCGCATTGGCAGGGGTCGAAGAGAATGTGCTTCAGCAGTTCCTTGACGACTGCCAGCAGATCGAGTGACGGCCTTCCCCCTCCTCTGGATGCACAAGGGGCGCTCCTCGAAAGAAGCGCCCCTTTTTTTTCAGGTTCATCCGGGAGATATCGGGTTACTTGGTAGTCTTCAGGCCACGCTCCGCTGCGCGGGAAAAGGTGTGGCAGAAGGAGCAGTCGTATCCTTCCCCTTTCACATGCTTGTTGTGCACCCAGAGATAATCGGAATAGGATTCGTCGCCGTGGCACTGGGAGCAGACGACCGACTTTGCCGCTTTCAGCGCATAGCCCATGGCCGGGAGATTCATCCGGGCGGTGTTTTTGTGGCAGTCGGCGCAGGCCAGGACGTTGCTCGCAGCCGGCGGCACTTCGTGGGTGATGAGCTGATACTCGTCGGTCTTGACCCAGGAATAGGGCTCGCCGGCAGAGAAGCCCATATTGACCATCCCCTGGTTTATGGCATCGGCAACCAGGCCGGTATTGAAGTAGATGCTCGTGTCGATGGCGATCAGCTTGTTGCGGCTGGTATCGAGCGGCACCTCGGAGGTCTTGTACTTGAACGGATAGAGCTTGGTCCCGGCAGGGCCGTTGATGGCGCCGTTGGGGCGGGAAATCTTATAGGCGCCGGTCGCCGGATCGATAACAGGGGTATCGAGCAGGTTGCTTCCCCAGCTGGAGCCGTCCCAGAAGGCATACTTCGGAGTCAGGTTGTTTGCCAGGGTAATGGTCGGCTCATACCGGTTGAGAGCCGCATTCCAGACGGAC
Coding sequences within:
- a CDS encoding hotdog fold thioesterase; translation: MAEHRLPLHAEEMGDLPPVRGRWPGSCFVCSEGHPHGLQIRFRHTEAGVVSVCRVPGSYCGFDGMVHGGIISALMDEAAAYALFARHGKLGVTREMTVRFLKPVRTDTDIHLEARIVSFAPAAAEVTMSIHAPDGTCLAEAASMWAFPRLSRIAALAGVEENVLQQFLDDCQQIE